A window of Elusimicrobiota bacterium contains these coding sequences:
- a CDS encoding DMT family protein, producing MNAIVLKTAGLLALSNLFMTFAWYGHLKGLSHKPWYIAVLVSWGIAFFEYCLQVPANRLGATTLNLSQLKILQEVIALSVFVPFAVFFMGQTVRLNFLWAGFCLLGAVYFIFRP from the coding sequence ATGAATGCCATCGTTTTAAAAACCGCGGGTCTATTGGCCCTTTCCAATTTGTTCATGACCTTTGCCTGGTACGGCCATTTGAAGGGGCTGAGCCACAAACCCTGGTACATCGCCGTGTTGGTCAGCTGGGGCATCGCTTTTTTTGAGTATTGCCTCCAGGTGCCCGCCAACCGGTTGGGGGCCACGACCTTGAACCTTTCCCAACTTAAAATCCTCCAGGAAGTCATCGCCCTCTCGGTGTTCGTTCCCTTCGCTGTTTTTTTCATGGGCCAGACCGTGCGCCTCAACTTTCTCTGGGCGGGTTTTTGCCTCCTGGGCGCGGTCTATTTCATTTTCCGTCCATGA